The following proteins are co-located in the Salvelinus namaycush isolate Seneca chromosome 31, SaNama_1.0, whole genome shotgun sequence genome:
- the mrps24 gene encoding 28S ribosomal protein S24, mitochondrial, giving the protein MRTANVWLFPQTLSSVKMAASLSCQSVISNALARVGTSIYNNSATRALHVTAACCKNRAARIRVGKGDRPLTYEQALHPHHIGHRKGWLSQHTSNLQGEGGASDRTVEDVFVRRFLFGTFHNCLANEIVIKRRGNMLVVCTLMLQKLPPQKFYFLIGYTEILLSHFYKCPVKMEVQTLEDKAVYKYL; this is encoded by the exons ATGAGAACGGCTAATGTCTGGCTCTTCCCACAAACCCTTTCATCAGTCAAAATGGCTGCGTCCTTGAGTTGTCAGAGTGTGATATCG AACGCGCTTGCCAGAGTCGGCACTTCGATATACAATAACTCTGCAACAAGAGCACTTCATGTCACTGCAGCATGCTGCAAA AATCGTGCAGCTCGTATTCGGGTGGGGAAAGGAGACCGACCACTAACCTATGAACAAGCACTCCACCCCCACCACATAGGACACCGCAAGGGCTGGCTCTCCCAGCACACTA GTAACctacagggagagggaggagcatcAGATCGTACTGTGGAAGATGTGTTTGTAAGACGTTTCCTCTTCGGAACGTTCCATAACTGCCTGGCCAATGAGATTGTGATAAAGCGACGAGGCAACATGCTGGTGGTGTGTACCCTGATGCTGCAGAAACTCCCTCCACAGAAGTTCTACTTCCTGATTGGTTACACAGAGATACTGCTCTCCCACTTCTACAAGTGTCCTGTTAAGATGGAGGTACAGACCCTGGAGGATAAGGCTGTCTACAAGTACCTATGA